One Papaver somniferum cultivar HN1 chromosome 10, ASM357369v1, whole genome shotgun sequence genomic window carries:
- the LOC113317554 gene encoding uncharacterized protein LOC113317554: MLLTQVGEKVERAVAKDGPCQLGRRHERKNILWQISICGWSDTLVFFTYYESIIKIYRSEALLSVGWVFLVCGSLVEQEHHRLTSNGTMLHLSSVKKHDTYDAPIKLKRKI, encoded by the exons ATGCTTCTTACACAG GTTGGTGAAAAGGTTGAGCGCGCTGTTGCAAAAGATGGGCCCTGCCAGCTTGGTCGAAG GCATGAAAGAAAAAACATTCTGTGGCAAATTTCTATCTGTGGTTGGTCTGATACACTTGTTttttt TACCTATTATGAAAGCATTATAAAGATCTACCGGAGCGAAGCTCTCCTTTCTGTTGGATGGGTTTTTTTGGTCTGTGGTAGCTTGGTTGAG CAGGAACATCATAGATTAACATCCAATGGAACCATGCTTCATCTTTCAAG CGTGAAGAAACACGACACCTATGATGCTCCTATCAAACTTAAAAGGAAAATATAA